One Pirellulaceae bacterium genomic window, CCGAGGAGGCCGCGGGTAGTCCCAAACCGATTCCTGTTGCGACGTTGGCTGCACTCGTTTGTTCTTCATACGTTTAGACGCCAAAAGCCAAAATTCAACGCCGTGGCAAATGCAACCCAACAGAAATAGGGGATCAATAAAAATCCGGCCATACGATGACAACGATAGAAGAGAACAATCGTGACTCCAATCGCTACCAACAGCAGAATAATATCCAAGAAAGCCCAATCCATCCGATGAATGCCAAAAAACAGCCAGGACCAAACTGCGTTTAACGCTAATTGCGCCATAAAAATCGCCAGCGGCAACAACGTTTCCTGGCGACTGCCGCTCTGCCAAACCAACCACGCAGAGATAGCCATGCTGAGATAAAGCAGCGTCCACACCGGACCGAAAATTGCATTCGGAGGAGCAAAGCTTGGTCGGTTAAGCTGAGCGTACCAGTCACCGACCGGAAAAATTGCTCCCATCGCCGAAGCGGAGAAGCAAATCACCAGCCAAACCGCCAAACCACCCCACTTTTGCCAGGTGGTCTTAGAATGAGAGGTCTGCATCAGATGTCTACTCGGCTATCGCTGAAAAGATTTTCGTACCATCTATCCTGATTCACGATTCACCTTGATGGTAGGCAGCAGAGCGGCAATTGGGAAGCGGTGTAAACATCCAAACCTGAGATCAACCGTCTACCCGACCACCGAGTAAACAGCCTCGGTAATTGGCAAACAAGTATTGCGATTAAGCCAACTCTGAACTCAACCTCATTCGTTTGAGATCGACGATCGAATCAAATTCCTACGACCCGTCGCCATTCCCACCAAGCCTGCCAAAAACAGCAAAACAACAGCATTAGGTTCTGGGACCGCTCGGACCACCGGCCTTGCACCTTGTTCGAAGCCACCGTCCGTGAAGGCAGCCACAAAGTCAGAACTGTTGAACTCCTGGTCACCATTCCAATCGCCCGTTACCCAAGATGAATTCCCTAGCACCCCATCCTCGTATTCTGCCGCGGTGAAGACCACAACAAAATCAGAACTGTTAAATTGTCCGTCGAGGTTCGAATCGCCCACCCAAGTCCCAAGCACGTTATGAACGTAGTCCGCTCGATCAGCAGCATCGGCCAACGTACCATCGTTGAGTGGATCCAGAGGATCGCCGCCCATTCCCGCTAAGGTAAGAGGAGTTTCCGTCCTAGTGTGCAGCGCTACCAACTGTTCGATATCCAACGCTTCATTCCAAATCGACACGTCATCCATTAGACCAGCAAAGTTTCGCGATCCTCCGCAGCAATCATCTTCCGCCAATCTCCATTCCGAAAGGCTCTCCTGCTCGAAATGCTCCATCTCATTCGAGGCATACTGAAGCTCGCCACCTTCTGGGCCGGCAAACAATGTGGCTTGACCTTCCTCCACCGTTAGGGCAACAAACGTCCACGTTTCTTCCGGCACCGGAACCCCGCTTACCCAGCCCCAAGTGTCAGCAGAATTATCGTTCCAAACATAAGCTAAATCGGTTGATTCCCCGTAGAAACCTAAATACAACGGTGACTCAGGATCGCGACTAACGACCAAACCGGTCCAGCCACCATTCGGAAATCCATTCACCCAAGCGGTCAGCGTGATCGCCTCGAAAGACTCTTCAATCGGCGGAATTGTCACATAGTCCTCGTCAAAACCTTCGAATTCAAGCGCATAGTCTCCTACTTTTCCCGTGTGCCCTTGACTGTCGGCCGTGTAGTTCACTTCCACCATCTCACCATCCAGATCAGGGTCTTCCAGATCATTCAACAGCACATCACCTTGGCCCGCTGTTAGATCGGCTGACCAGTAACCGAGTAGTTCAGCTCGCGTTTCAACTGATCCACAAAATGGCACCACACAAATAAACAGCAAAATCATTCGAAAATACCGTCGCATTGCTCATACTCCCGATCGAATCGCAGCGAGTTACCTAATCCATCGCGACGGGAAAGCTATTTCCTTCCACGTCCGCGAGACGTGACAGAAGGGCAATCCTGACAACTCTGACCGTAAACACAATAGTTTTCTTGCAATTCCAGTAGAATCCAGCGAAATCACACCATCATTTTCATCCATCCTGACCGCAGACGGGCGAAATGCCGACGCAGCCTTTAACCGGGCGACTGGAGATCCATCAATGTCAGAGCAAGAAACAACGCGACAAACAAGAGCGAAGCAAGAAAGACAATCCCATTAAACGACCGGTCATGCTTTAGATGCATGAAGAACCACGCCACCAGTGCTGCCTTGACGCTGGCAATCCCCAACGAAACCCAAATCTCCCAACGGCCTAGCGGCAACTCTGCGGCAAGAAGCGTGACGAGCGTCAGAAAAACCAATCCGGCGAAGACTGACACTAATGATCGTATCGACATGACATGGGCGAGATGCTCGGTTGCATGTTTTGCGTCCGAGGACCCCCCCGAAATTTTTTCTTGTCCGGACATGAGGCTTCACCCAATCAGATAGAGCAAAGGAAACAAATAGATCCACACCAGGTCGATCAGATGCCAATACAAGCCGACAAAGTCCACCGGCCCGAAATAAGCGGGGCCGAAGTGACCTGACATGGCTCGCCACATCAACCAGAGGATCACACCGATACCCACCAGAATGTGAACGGCATGAACACCGGTCATCGCATAGTAAATACTGAAGAAGACGCCGGTGAGCGGAAGCGGCTGCTCCTCGACTTGCTCGATTGGATGAGACGCTCTGCTGCTCGACGGGTGAACTTGTTCGCCATGAGCGTGACCCGTCAGACTTTCGACACCTTCGCCAATCGCTACTCCTGCGAAAAAGCTGACGGACACCAAAGCGATCACCAACCAGAACTTGGTCGCTTTAGCATGTCGCAATCCGCGAGAAACGACACAGCCGATTAGAGAGACAACAAGCATCAGCGCTGCAGGTGTGCTCAGTGTTAGTAAAGCCTGCATCAGCCTGGCATCCGAATCAGCCCCCCGTCCTGCGTCAATCGAAAAGGCACCAGCCCAAAGCAAACCTTCACCCCATTTGTGTGCATATTCGACGGCCTTCACCCCAAGGAATAGGCTCGCGCAACTGACCGTGGTCGCTAACAGAGCCACTAGTTGCCTTGGCCTTCCAAGTTGGGAACAACGCACGGCCCAGGCCATCGTCAGGCTGCTGAACAGGAGCACAATTGTATTGAGGCCTCCCAACGTTTTATTCAAATATCGAGGCGATTCCGCGAACACTTCGGGATGATTAACTCGATAAACGGCATAGGCTACAAACAGCCCACTAAAGAAGAGCACTTCCGTCACCAAGAAGAGCCACATTCCCAGTTTCCCAGCATCAAACTGTTGTTGGGCCGACTCAAAGTGATGAGCCAGGTGCTCATCGGGATGATGTACAAAGCTATTCGTCGTGGAGGCGGTCGCCACAGCACATTCCTTCATCAGACAAGCACTGGTGTTTGCTTCGGAACACGTTCGACGTTGGGGGCTGGCCTTCGACGGACATACCCATTCTCCTGCTCGTCATAAACCAGATCGCTGTAATCATAGGGATCACCTACGACCGGATCTTCATCGAAGTTCTCGTGGGTTGGGGGAGAAGCACATTGCCACTCGAGAGTCGCCGCCCCCCAAGGATTTCGTGGTGAGCGCTTACCCCAGACCAAAGAAGCGGCGAGCACTCCCGCACACAGAAACAAACCAACACCCAATACCATCGCGCCCGTGGTTGATACCTGGTGCAACCCCTGAAATTCAGCCTCGTACCGAGCATAGCGTCGAGGCATTCCAAGTGTCCCTAACAGAAACTGAGGAAAGAATGTCCAATTAAACCCAACAAAAATGATCACGCAGGCCACGCGAGCCCAGAACTCGTTGTAGAGCCGTCCAAACATCTTCGGCCACCAGTAATGAAGTCCGGCAATGAACGCAATCAACGTTCCTCCCATCATCACGTAGTGAAAGTGTGCCACCACGAAGTAAGTGTCATGAAGATGGACATCTGTCGCCAACGCGCCCAAGAACAAGCCCGTCAACCCACCGATCCCGAAGAGCAATATGAAGGAGAGCGCGTAACACATCGGGGTAGCGAGTCGAATCGAGCCCTTGTACATCGTCGCGAGCCAATTAAAGACTTTGATCCCGGATGGTATGGAAACACTGAACGTCAAAGCGGAAAAAATCACCGCCGCGACAGGAGAGTCGCTGCTGAGGAACATGTGATGCCCCCAAACGAGAAAGCCAAGTAACGCGATCGCAATGCTGCTGAACGCGATAAAACGGTAACCAAAAATAGGTTTCCTGCTGAATACGCTGATCAGTTCGCTAATGATCCCCATCGCGGGCAATATCATGATGTAGACCGCAGGGTGCGAATAGAACCAGAAAAAATGCTGGTACAAAACGGGATCACCGCCCAGCTTTGGATCGAAGATGCCGATTCCCAACACCTTCTCGGCAGTCAGCAAAATCATGGTGATGCCCAGCACGGGTGTTGCGAGCAGCTGAATAATTGAGGTCGCGTAAAGTGACCACAGAAAAAGCGGCATCCGAAACCAAGTCATCCCGTCGGGTCGCATCGTGTTAATCGTCACCACAAAATTCAGACCCGTGAAGATTGAACTGAATCCGAGAATAAACACGCCCAATGTCGCAGCAATCACCGTTGAACTCGTCGAAGTGCTGTAGGGCGTGTAAAAGGTCCAACCGGTATCCAGGCCGCCTAGGGCCAAAGCCAGTAGAAAAAATACGGCCCCGCCTACCCAGAGGTAAAAACTAGCGAGGTTCATGCGCGGAAACGCAACATCCTTCGCACCCAACATGACGGGAAGAAAGAAATTCCCCAACACGGCAGGAATACTAGGTATGAGAAAGAGAAAGGTCATGATCGCGCCGTGCAGCGTGAACAACTCGTTGTAGCGATCCTCTGTCAAGAAAGCTTTATCGGGTGTAAACAACTCAAGGCGAATCACAAGTGCAATCACCCCACCTATCAAAAAACAGAGCAAAATACCGACTAGATACATGACGCCGATCCGTTTGTGATCGAGCGTGCATAACCAAGACCGCAATCCCCGCCCATCGGTGAGGTAATTCCCGACCGGACTCTGTTCCTGTCCGATATTTCTTCGTGTTCCAATCCTGTTGCCAATCATGGCGCCGATGGCTCCTGTCCCGAAAGACTTTTTATAAACGCGATCAATGCGGACACTTCCTCATTCTTTAACTGTCCTTGGTACGTCGGCATAACTGGTTTATAGCCGGCACGCACCTTTGCTTGAGGTTCCAAGATCGATTCACGGATATAGTTTTCATCGACAATGACAGTGGATCCATCGGCAAGTGGCTGCTGGCTTCCAAAAACATCCAAGAACGTGGGTCCTACTTTGGCAGTGCCGTCCGTCGAATGGCACTGGGCACAACCACGTCTTTGGTAGAGAATTTCGCCCGCGACCGCAGGCGTAACGTCCTCCATGAAATTTGCAGCATTTGCCAGCCACGCCTCGAACTCACCCGCAGAATGAACGATCACTTTGGCTAACATGTTTGAGTGTTTGGTACCGCAATACTCCGCGCAAAACAACGTGTACTCGCCTGGCTGTTCTGCCTCGAACCAGGCAGTGGAATAGCGGCCAGGAATAACATCCATTTTCAACCGAAATGCGGGTACATACAGACTGTGAATCACGTCGTCCGACGACATCACCAGTTTTACCGGCCGATCCGCGGGCACATGCAGGTTGTTGTCAATGTGACCATTGGGATAGGTAAAGCTCCAGTTCCACATCTTTGCCGTGACGATGATTTCGTAAGTCTCATCAGGCGGCTGACGCATATCGATATAGGTGACAAAACCCCAGAAAAAGATCGCCCCCACAAAAATCCCCGGAACAATGGTCCAACCCACTTCCAGCAGGTTGTTGTGTGCGGGTGAAGGCTGTACCGCAACACCGGGACGCTCCCGATATTTGACGAGAAACAGCCCCATCACAGCGACGATAACCGCAAAGAAAAACACGGAGACAGCCAGAATGAAGTAAAACAGGTCATCCACCTGCGACGCGTTCGTGGAACTTGGCTCTGGAAACAAACGTCCGCCAACGACAGCCAAAATATTCAGCGATCGACCAAACATATTCATCTCACTGTTCATCGAACACCACCTTCACTTTCGACAAATGACTGCCGCTTGAACTTCACCGGTTCCTCAGACTTTCGTCGCCGCAAGTAAGCCGAAAAAAGTCCGACGAATAAAAACAGCAAAGTAACTGCCGCTGCCGCTTTCATGAGTCGTTGTGCAACAGGCGCGTACCTGCCTGAGGCGGCGTCATAGTGAAAACAAAACAACAACACACGATCTAGCGTCGAACCAATCTTCCCTTCTCCCGCTTCCACCAAAGCCATTCTGAGCGTTTGGGCCGGATACAACACACCGTAGAGATATCTGGACACTCGCCCGCCGGGCGTGCAAACCATTACTACCGCGGCGTGAGCATACTCTTTTCGTTCCGGAACATATTGAAAACGGAACCCAACTGAGTCTGCAAGCTGCTGTATCGAAGCCGCATCCCCTGTCAAAAACTTCCAGCCGTCGGCTGTGCCTGGCCGGCCGTAAGCTCTCAGGTAGTGCTGTTTTATTTGCCGGGCCCGCTGAGTGGTTTCAAGCGGGTCGATGCTCACACTGACCACCAAAAACTGCTCGCCCGCGTCCCAACGAACGCCCTGCAGACCGTCAATCAAGCCATTAAGCTGCAGCTGACAAAGCATCGGACAGTCCGAATAGTTGAGGGATAAAATCACGGGACGATCGGCTTCAAATAGATCCCCGAAACGGACCTTGCGACCCGAAGAATCTTTCAACACCAAATTCATTGGCAATTCCTGATTCAGGTGCTCGTCGACACCCACACTACCCAAGTCAGAAAGCTCTTTGACGACTTGAGCCCCTGCAGATTCGATCAGAACAGCGGCGCACAGGAACAGGAACAAAAACCGCATCATGGACTCCTTCCGCTCGCCTGAGCGCCAACGTCAACACTTCCGCTCTGCTCAACCAGATCGTCTACCACCAATAGCATCGCCCGTTCGATTGGAATTGACGTAATACCCTGTTCGCGATCCAACCAACTGTAACGAGAAAGTTTTGCATCTTGTTCGGCCAATTTACTACGAGCTTGCGTGACGGGAGCCTCCGTGATCTTTCGCCGAAATTCCGCATTGAAGAAACCGTTGTAGAGTGACTGCACAAAGAATATCGAGGCCACTGTCAGA contains:
- the coxB gene encoding cytochrome c oxidase subunit II codes for the protein MNSEMNMFGRSLNILAVVGGRLFPEPSSTNASQVDDLFYFILAVSVFFFAVIVAVMGLFLVKYRERPGVAVQPSPAHNNLLEVGWTIVPGIFVGAIFFWGFVTYIDMRQPPDETYEIIVTAKMWNWSFTYPNGHIDNNLHVPADRPVKLVMSSDDVIHSLYVPAFRLKMDVIPGRYSTAWFEAEQPGEYTLFCAEYCGTKHSNMLAKVIVHSAGEFEAWLANAANFMEDVTPAVAGEILYQRRGCAQCHSTDGTAKVGPTFLDVFGSQQPLADGSTVIVDENYIRESILEPQAKVRAGYKPVMPTYQGQLKNEEVSALIAFIKSLSGQEPSAP
- the ctaD gene encoding cytochrome c oxidase subunit I, producing MIGNRIGTRRNIGQEQSPVGNYLTDGRGLRSWLCTLDHKRIGVMYLVGILLCFLIGGVIALVIRLELFTPDKAFLTEDRYNELFTLHGAIMTFLFLIPSIPAVLGNFFLPVMLGAKDVAFPRMNLASFYLWVGGAVFFLLALALGGLDTGWTFYTPYSTSTSSTVIAATLGVFILGFSSIFTGLNFVVTINTMRPDGMTWFRMPLFLWSLYATSIIQLLATPVLGITMILLTAEKVLGIGIFDPKLGGDPVLYQHFFWFYSHPAVYIMILPAMGIISELISVFSRKPIFGYRFIAFSSIAIALLGFLVWGHHMFLSSDSPVAAVIFSALTFSVSIPSGIKVFNWLATMYKGSIRLATPMCYALSFILLFGIGGLTGLFLGALATDVHLHDTYFVVAHFHYVMMGGTLIAFIAGLHYWWPKMFGRLYNEFWARVACVIIFVGFNWTFFPQFLLGTLGMPRRYARYEAEFQGLHQVSTTGAMVLGVGLFLCAGVLAASLVWGKRSPRNPWGAATLEWQCASPPTHENFDEDPVVGDPYDYSDLVYDEQENGYVRRRPAPNVERVPKQTPVLV
- a CDS encoding cytochrome c oxidase subunit 3, translated to MATASTTNSFVHHPDEHLAHHFESAQQQFDAGKLGMWLFLVTEVLFFSGLFVAYAVYRVNHPEVFAESPRYLNKTLGGLNTIVLLFSSLTMAWAVRCSQLGRPRQLVALLATTVSCASLFLGVKAVEYAHKWGEGLLWAGAFSIDAGRGADSDARLMQALLTLSTPAALMLVVSLIGCVVSRGLRHAKATKFWLVIALVSVSFFAGVAIGEGVESLTGHAHGEQVHPSSSRASHPIEQVEEQPLPLTGVFFSIYYAMTGVHAVHILVGIGVILWLMWRAMSGHFGPAYFGPVDFVGLYWHLIDLVWIYLFPLLYLIG
- a CDS encoding SCO family protein — translated: MMRFLFLFLCAAVLIESAGAQVVKELSDLGSVGVDEHLNQELPMNLVLKDSSGRKVRFGDLFEADRPVILSLNYSDCPMLCQLQLNGLIDGLQGVRWDAGEQFLVVSVSIDPLETTQRARQIKQHYLRAYGRPGTADGWKFLTGDAASIQQLADSVGFRFQYVPERKEYAHAAVVMVCTPGGRVSRYLYGVLYPAQTLRMALVEAGEGKIGSTLDRVLLFCFHYDAASGRYAPVAQRLMKAAAAVTLLFLFVGLFSAYLRRRKSEEPVKFKRQSFVESEGGVR
- a CDS encoding tryptophan-rich sensory protein, which gives rise to MQTSHSKTTWQKWGGLAVWLVICFSASAMGAIFPVGDWYAQLNRPSFAPPNAIFGPVWTLLYLSMAISAWLVWQSGSRQETLLPLAIFMAQLALNAVWSWLFFGIHRMDWAFLDIILLLVAIGVTIVLFYRCHRMAGFLLIPYFCWVAFATALNFGFWRLNV
- a CDS encoding cytochrome C oxidase subunit IV family protein, coding for MSGQEKISGGSSDAKHATEHLAHVMSIRSLVSVFAGLVFLTLVTLLAAELPLGRWEIWVSLGIASVKAALVAWFFMHLKHDRSFNGIVFLASLLFVALFLALTLMDLQSPG
- a CDS encoding PEP-CTERM sorting domain-containing protein (PEP-CTERM proteins occur, often in large numbers, in the proteomes of bacteria that also encode an exosortase, a predicted intramembrane cysteine proteinase. The presence of a PEP-CTERM domain at a protein's C-terminus predicts cleavage within the sorting domain, followed by covalent anchoring to some some component of the (usually Gram-negative) cell surface. Many PEP-CTERM proteins exhibit an unusual sequence composition that includes large numbers of potential glycosylation sites. Expression of one such protein has been shown restore the ability of a bacterium to form floc, a type of biofilm.), which gives rise to MRRYFRMILLFICVVPFCGSVETRAELLGYWSADLTAGQGDVLLNDLEDPDLDGEMVEVNYTADSQGHTGKVGDYALEFEGFDEDYVTIPPIEESFEAITLTAWVNGFPNGGWTGLVVSRDPESPLYLGFYGESTDLAYVWNDNSADTWGWVSGVPVPEETWTFVALTVEEGQATLFAGPEGGELQYASNEMEHFEQESLSEWRLAEDDCCGGSRNFAGLMDDVSIWNEALDIEQLVALHTRTETPLTLAGMGGDPLDPLNDGTLADAADRADYVHNVLGTWVGDSNLDGQFNSSDFVVVFTAAEYEDGVLGNSSWVTGDWNGDQEFNSSDFVAAFTDGGFEQGARPVVRAVPEPNAVVLLFLAGLVGMATGRRNLIRSSISNE